A window of the Streptomyces sp. NBC_00454 genome harbors these coding sequences:
- a CDS encoding LLM class flavin-dependent oxidoreductase: MAYDLDDLARFARAVQDFGLDRLYLGQSTLVESHQAVAYLAGMGLRVPVGLSVALTPLRHPMDAAVQARSLAVLTGSEVVAGYGIGDPDFVASLRGERYASPRTAIAEYLSIMRGLLDGDAVEFRGEYFSMDDGLHQIPNPGVSLGAGLLRPKMAHTVGQTADVAITLLTPPAYLSKTLRPALREGAESVGRAVPRVATIVSAALERPSRDPRKLAYAAHESHLSGPHYAAMLRAAGLRVDPGDPWAGAKSLVEGGVFAYGTPESLSAQVAEYQLHGEDEIVLNVLGVLLTEGVDAALADLATMVHSIRGDSSIDSGVTQTLHRVH, translated from the coding sequence ATGGCTTACGATCTCGACGACCTCGCCCGGTTCGCCCGGGCCGTCCAGGACTTCGGCCTGGATCGGCTCTACCTGGGCCAGTCCACCCTCGTGGAGAGTCACCAGGCAGTCGCATACCTGGCAGGGATGGGCCTGCGCGTACCCGTTGGACTCAGCGTGGCGCTGACCCCGCTACGGCACCCGATGGACGCCGCGGTCCAGGCGCGCTCCCTGGCCGTCCTCACCGGCAGCGAGGTCGTCGCGGGATATGGGATAGGGGATCCTGACTTCGTCGCCTCGCTGCGGGGGGAACGGTACGCAAGCCCGCGAACCGCCATCGCCGAGTATCTGTCCATCATGCGGGGGCTGCTGGACGGCGATGCCGTGGAGTTTCGCGGCGAGTACTTCTCCATGGATGACGGCCTCCACCAGATACCGAATCCCGGCGTCTCCCTCGGAGCGGGACTGCTGCGTCCGAAGATGGCGCATACGGTCGGTCAGACCGCAGACGTCGCCATCACCCTCCTCACTCCGCCGGCTTACCTCTCGAAGACCCTGCGGCCCGCTCTGCGAGAAGGCGCGGAATCCGTCGGACGTGCGGTGCCACGAGTCGCCACGATCGTCTCAGCCGCGTTGGAGCGACCGTCCCGGGATCCTCGAAAGCTGGCCTACGCGGCCCATGAGTCCCACCTTTCCGGCCCTCACTATGCGGCCATGCTGCGCGCCGCCGGCCTCAGGGTGGATCCAGGCGATCCCTGGGCTGGGGCCAAGTCGTTGGTGGAAGGCGGAGTATTTGCCTATGGCACACCCGAGAGCCTCTCTGCACAGGTCGCCGAGTACCAGCTCCACGGGGAGGATGAGATAGTCCTCAATGTCCTCGGCGTTCTTCTCACCGAAGGAGTCGATGCCGCGCTGGCCGACCTCGCAACCATGGTGCACTCCATCAGGGGAGACAGCAGCATTGATTCCGGCGTGACCCAAACCCTCCACCGAGTTCACTAG
- a CDS encoding ABC transporter ATP-binding protein, which translates to MSAPIPSPTAAQQMAQNRNTSRGGAYWLSVVREFWRLSPLRVTGMTGLTWLSALFPAVQIALTASAVQGVADVAGGTPDAMNSVIFAATAMVVLAVTSHLIGAAVQYLGTLLELEFTTKIGEQVMLKGTQMDLQTYEDAHSYDRLQRALRESGGGTAFQIFDEMVRTVTSAISLVSVSAVLLAWNPWIALVIIISPVPALIAHIVFSKRGYEIEYDRTQDRRRTNYYQSLTTTDSSFKEVKLYQLGPYFVERYRILVNQFFRVDRALARRQQGWAAGMGLLSVLISSSALVFALFDTADTGRMGELAGYLAAIGAVQAAASGLLMGFATLYQSTLFVGDLFDYLRLPDNGISGGSRAFPEKLKKGIEFRNVSFRYPGTDVTALEDFSCFIPAGTCCALVGQNGAGKSTVVKLLSRLYAPTSGQILIDDIPIEEYDTDDLQRNIGVVFQDFIRYEMTARENIGFGRVEDMTNAGRVRTAAAASGADAVISRLPDGYDTILGRHFEDGRQLSGGQWQKMAISRAFMRSAPIAILDEPTASIDAEAESEIFAGLRDLYGKATSLVISHRFSTVRIADKIMVLDGGKLIEDGSHDELMKAGGTYAYLFSLQAEAYLADG; encoded by the coding sequence ATGAGCGCACCGATACCCTCTCCCACCGCCGCGCAACAGATGGCACAGAACCGCAACACCTCGCGTGGTGGGGCGTACTGGCTGTCCGTGGTGAGGGAGTTCTGGCGCCTCAGCCCGCTGCGCGTCACCGGTATGACCGGGCTCACGTGGCTGTCCGCCCTGTTCCCCGCGGTCCAGATCGCCCTGACGGCAAGCGCGGTGCAAGGCGTGGCCGACGTCGCCGGCGGCACGCCGGACGCGATGAATTCCGTGATCTTCGCCGCCACTGCCATGGTCGTCCTCGCCGTCACCAGCCATCTGATCGGCGCAGCGGTGCAGTATCTCGGCACCCTGCTGGAGCTGGAGTTCACCACCAAGATCGGTGAACAGGTCATGCTCAAAGGTACCCAGATGGACCTGCAGACATATGAGGATGCCCATTCCTACGACCGGCTCCAACGGGCCCTCAGAGAGAGCGGCGGGGGCACGGCTTTCCAGATCTTCGATGAAATGGTCCGCACGGTCACCTCTGCCATCTCACTGGTGTCCGTCAGTGCGGTCCTGTTGGCCTGGAACCCATGGATAGCACTGGTGATCATCATCTCGCCGGTGCCCGCACTGATCGCCCACATCGTCTTCAGCAAGCGTGGATACGAGATCGAGTACGACCGGACACAGGACAGGAGACGCACGAACTACTATCAGTCCCTGACCACCACGGACTCGTCCTTCAAGGAAGTCAAGCTCTACCAGCTGGGACCGTATTTCGTTGAGCGGTACCGGATCCTGGTCAATCAGTTCTTCCGGGTGGATCGCGCACTCGCGCGGCGCCAGCAGGGCTGGGCGGCCGGGATGGGCTTGCTGAGCGTCCTCATCTCATCGAGCGCGCTGGTCTTCGCGCTCTTCGACACCGCGGACACCGGCCGCATGGGCGAACTCGCCGGATACCTGGCGGCGATCGGCGCAGTCCAGGCCGCGGCATCCGGCTTGCTGATGGGATTCGCCACCCTGTACCAGAGCACGCTGTTCGTCGGGGACCTCTTCGACTACCTACGCCTTCCGGACAACGGAATCAGTGGCGGATCCCGCGCATTCCCCGAGAAGCTGAAAAAGGGAATCGAATTCCGGAATGTATCGTTCCGATACCCGGGCACCGACGTGACCGCACTGGAAGACTTCAGCTGCTTCATCCCGGCCGGTACGTGCTGCGCCCTGGTGGGGCAGAACGGCGCAGGGAAGAGCACCGTCGTCAAGCTCCTGTCCCGGCTCTACGCTCCGACCAGTGGCCAGATCCTCATCGACGACATACCGATCGAAGAATACGACACGGACGATCTTCAGCGGAACATAGGGGTTGTCTTCCAGGACTTCATCCGATACGAGATGACCGCCCGGGAAAACATCGGTTTCGGCCGAGTGGAAGATATGACCAACGCGGGCCGGGTGCGAACCGCAGCCGCCGCCAGTGGCGCGGATGCCGTGATCTCGCGGCTGCCGGACGGGTACGACACGATCCTTGGGCGTCATTTCGAGGACGGCAGGCAGCTGTCCGGCGGTCAGTGGCAGAAGATGGCGATCTCCCGGGCCTTCATGCGAAGTGCTCCGATCGCGATCCTGGACGAGCCTACTGCCTCCATCGACGCGGAAGCCGAGTCCGAGATATTTGCGGGACTTCGGGATCTTTACGGGAAGGCCACGTCGCTAGTGATCTCGCACCGGTTCTCCACCGTGCGCATAGCGGACAAAATCATGGTCCTGGACGGCGGGAAACTCATCGAGGACGGATCGCACGACGAACTGATGAAGGCCGGCGGAACATATGCCTACCTGTTCAGCCTCCAGGCCGAGGCATACCTGGCAGATGGCTGA
- a CDS encoding lantibiotic dehydratase, producing MDPLVAHTRTQLRALVGTDQVQHALTAAGSSLVDGLSRLSETVQPASGSAGKEAEKKIGRIYGGALRYITRMSTRPTPFGVFSGIGLGEFAGRTTARLGAEALAEQRVRPDMGWLLALIKQVEEDSTLLPELRVVVNALAYPAGERLVLPCSDVYGQEDRRAARVRASTAVSAVLELAATPLPYRSLMAGLNERFPEVGLSQVEAFLRELVGLNFLISDLRPPVTLARPEEHVLDRLAEVPAASTLAMRLREVSMLGKKMTRGDTATLRELRAKQRELVAGRDRQPFQLDARLDLPEKCLNERVAIEVADAVGCLSMLSQAAGGDYHHLAQYHSAFLERYGTDVMVPVLEVLSPEGGLDAPEGYTRPPRAFPLPDVPQPDGSARSRVLMALAARAWRNGDSEVELTDDLLAELTADAADTGRTLPAAPAIDAYVQLQAADPSSLDAGRWRAVLNTDGLAMGGRTFGRFFDLLGADGVTKLREYALAREALEPDVVHAEVAYLPPDGRSGNVTVRPGLHQYEIPVNVTPSVEADDVINLSDVFVYATDEGLRLYSARLGRELVAVQNHMLAPFAAPNVCRFMLEVSQSRWSSPAGFDWGPVEGAPFLPRVTRGKVVLRPAEWTLPPAAPDRANPRSLHTTQDVARWRADWAVPRHVYLADHDNRLLLDLDHPLCVKELLSELRSATGTVSIQEMLPGLEELWLRDEDGRGYLSEVVIPLITRAAAVRPAPEQVPARLMVSTEPATDRHLPGSRWSFLKLYAAKDVHDEIVVNHLRKFVTELRTTGEADRWFYIRYADPMPHLRIRIRAGSDQGAGRVLTRLMEWGRDLVERGIASDLQVAAYHPEIGRYGGPAAFDPIERLFEAGSDLSSELLSMLWHKSIDADPDLVTIAAVDALYAQWGLDVPQRLAATHTPLEDLAARDRYRAQRDYLCTLLQPESRRPHARGRAHHGLLAPVFARHAAAAARAASAVAEAEAAGVLRGSRDSILSSLAHMQVNRLMPIDRAAEERCYLVWRQTLRCLRGRPA from the coding sequence GTGGACCCCCTGGTCGCCCACACCCGGACCCAACTGCGGGCTCTCGTTGGTACCGACCAGGTCCAGCATGCTCTGACGGCCGCCGGGAGCAGCCTCGTTGACGGGCTGAGCAGGCTCAGCGAAACGGTCCAGCCCGCAAGTGGTTCAGCGGGCAAGGAGGCGGAGAAGAAGATCGGTCGGATTTACGGTGGGGCCCTGCGCTACATCACCCGGATGAGCACCCGCCCTACCCCCTTCGGGGTCTTCTCCGGAATCGGACTCGGAGAGTTCGCCGGCCGGACCACCGCCCGTTTGGGGGCTGAGGCCCTGGCTGAGCAGCGTGTTCGACCGGATATGGGATGGCTGCTGGCCCTGATCAAGCAAGTGGAGGAGGACTCGACGCTCCTGCCGGAGCTTCGGGTCGTGGTCAATGCCTTGGCCTACCCGGCTGGCGAGCGGTTGGTCTTGCCCTGTTCCGATGTCTATGGACAGGAGGACCGGCGTGCGGCCCGCGTACGCGCCTCAACTGCGGTGTCCGCGGTTCTGGAACTGGCCGCCACCCCGCTCCCGTACCGATCCCTCATGGCGGGACTCAACGAGCGGTTCCCTGAGGTGGGGCTTTCGCAGGTGGAAGCCTTCCTGCGGGAACTGGTCGGCCTCAACTTCCTCATCAGTGACCTGCGACCTCCGGTGACCCTGGCACGCCCTGAGGAGCATGTTCTCGACCGCCTCGCCGAGGTGCCTGCGGCCTCGACGTTGGCGATGCGGCTGCGGGAGGTGTCCATGCTCGGGAAGAAAATGACGCGTGGGGACACTGCGACGCTGCGAGAACTGCGAGCCAAGCAACGGGAACTGGTCGCCGGCCGGGATCGGCAGCCATTCCAGCTGGACGCTCGGCTCGACCTCCCCGAGAAGTGTCTCAACGAGCGCGTGGCCATTGAGGTGGCCGATGCCGTGGGTTGCCTGTCCATGCTCAGCCAGGCGGCGGGCGGAGATTACCACCACCTGGCGCAATACCACTCGGCCTTCCTGGAGCGCTACGGCACCGACGTCATGGTTCCCGTCCTGGAGGTACTCAGCCCGGAAGGTGGGCTGGACGCCCCGGAGGGATACACCCGACCGCCACGCGCTTTCCCCCTGCCCGATGTCCCCCAGCCCGACGGATCAGCTCGCAGCCGGGTTCTGATGGCACTGGCGGCCCGAGCCTGGCGCAACGGTGACAGCGAAGTCGAGCTTACGGACGATCTGCTCGCCGAACTGACAGCCGATGCTGCGGACACCGGGAGGACACTGCCGGCGGCGCCGGCGATAGACGCCTATGTGCAGCTGCAGGCAGCCGATCCTTCCAGCCTTGACGCAGGCCGTTGGCGGGCGGTCCTCAACACGGACGGCCTGGCCATGGGAGGCCGGACCTTCGGTCGGTTCTTCGACCTGCTGGGTGCGGACGGCGTCACTAAGCTGCGTGAGTACGCGCTGGCCCGGGAGGCACTGGAGCCCGACGTCGTCCATGCAGAGGTGGCATACCTCCCGCCGGATGGACGGAGCGGCAACGTCACTGTCCGACCCGGACTGCACCAGTACGAGATACCGGTGAACGTGACGCCTTCAGTCGAGGCCGACGACGTCATCAACCTCTCGGATGTCTTCGTCTACGCCACGGACGAGGGCCTGCGTCTGTACTCTGCCCGGCTCGGCAGGGAACTAGTGGCTGTGCAGAACCACATGCTCGCCCCGTTCGCCGCCCCGAATGTCTGCCGATTCATGCTGGAGGTCTCGCAGTCCCGGTGGTCCAGCCCGGCGGGATTCGACTGGGGGCCGGTCGAGGGTGCCCCGTTCCTGCCACGAGTGACACGGGGCAAGGTGGTCCTGCGTCCTGCGGAATGGACGCTCCCCCCTGCCGCGCCGGATCGGGCGAACCCCCGCTCCCTGCACACCACCCAGGACGTGGCACGGTGGCGCGCGGACTGGGCGGTGCCGCGCCATGTCTACCTCGCCGACCATGACAACAGGCTGCTTCTCGATCTGGACCACCCTCTCTGCGTGAAGGAACTGCTGAGCGAGCTCCGAAGTGCCACCGGCACGGTGTCGATTCAGGAGATGCTGCCCGGGCTGGAGGAGCTGTGGCTTCGGGACGAGGACGGGCGTGGCTACCTCTCAGAGGTGGTCATCCCCTTGATCACTCGTGCCGCCGCCGTGCGGCCTGCGCCGGAGCAGGTGCCCGCACGGCTGATGGTGAGTACCGAGCCCGCTACTGATCGGCATCTTCCGGGATCACGATGGTCCTTCCTGAAGTTGTACGCGGCAAAGGATGTCCACGACGAGATCGTCGTGAACCATCTGCGCAAGTTCGTTACGGAGCTGCGCACGACGGGTGAAGCGGACCGGTGGTTCTACATCCGCTATGCCGACCCCATGCCGCATCTGCGGATACGGATCCGGGCCGGAAGCGACCAGGGTGCGGGCCGGGTTCTGACCCGTCTGATGGAATGGGGCAGGGATCTGGTGGAGCGGGGTATTGCCTCCGATCTCCAGGTCGCGGCCTACCATCCGGAAATCGGGCGATACGGAGGCCCGGCGGCATTCGATCCCATCGAGCGGCTGTTTGAAGCCGGGAGCGACCTGAGCTCCGAGCTGCTCTCCATGCTCTGGCACAAGAGCATCGACGCAGACCCTGACCTCGTGACCATCGCCGCGGTAGACGCTCTCTACGCGCAGTGGGGTCTCGATGTCCCCCAACGACTGGCCGCCACCCACACCCCGCTGGAGGACCTGGCGGCCCGCGACCGCTACCGTGCCCAACGGGACTACCTGTGCACGCTGCTGCAGCCCGAGAGCCGCCGTCCGCATGCGCGTGGGCGGGCCCACCACGGCCTGCTCGCTCCGGTCTTCGCCAGACACGCCGCTGCCGCGGCACGAGCGGCATCGGCGGTCGCTGAGGCCGAGGCAGCAGGCGTCCTGCGCGGCAGTCGCGACAGCATCTTGTCGAGCCTGGCGCACATGCAGGTCAACCGGCTCATGCCCATCGACCGCGCCGCGGAGGAACGCTGCTACCTGGTCTGGCGCCAGACCCTGCGCTGTCTGCGGGGCAGGCCGGCATGA
- a CDS encoding lanthionine synthetase C family protein codes for MSLMTPEQVAESVRSAASQSPGAILWTGPSLSGGYAGLALMHLQAAGEGADEADPETAFQFLRAAFRATRDEPLNYPGLFDGTTGLALAMSECVQLEPRFQSSLDSLHEQLADQVLRMEWPKAEGGVSDHHYDLISGAAGILPYLSRIPNPSPRISAATEYALDYLVWLASAPSRKGMSNRWFIAPAHYFSADDLIGYPYGYLDTGMAHGIAGVVTALAAAWSAGVRRPGHREALELAAAWLIALGETRSGRPQTPRRVAVSVEGAERPDFAEPDATAWCYGSPGMATALLIAAEALRDQGMRVQACAVFERALTSGLDPQVASSPTMCHGLGGIVAMCQEFATAGSRTAAAALPRLVEDLLALSEPETPSVFRDRPKSGGAVGDPGLLTGAAGVAMTLQSVSGGVRSSWSQTLFSR; via the coding sequence ATGTCCCTGATGACTCCGGAGCAGGTGGCCGAGTCCGTCCGCTCGGCCGCAAGTCAATCTCCTGGTGCAATTCTGTGGACTGGTCCGTCACTGAGTGGCGGCTATGCGGGGCTGGCCCTGATGCATCTGCAGGCCGCAGGCGAAGGAGCCGACGAAGCGGACCCCGAGACGGCCTTTCAGTTCCTTCGGGCGGCTTTCCGTGCCACCCGTGATGAACCGCTGAATTATCCGGGGCTGTTTGACGGAACCACCGGATTGGCCTTGGCCATGAGCGAGTGTGTCCAGCTGGAGCCCCGGTTTCAGTCGAGCCTGGACTCCCTCCATGAACAGTTGGCCGATCAGGTGCTGCGGATGGAGTGGCCAAAGGCTGAAGGCGGTGTTTCGGACCACCACTACGACTTGATCTCTGGTGCGGCTGGAATTCTCCCATATCTCAGCCGGATACCGAATCCCAGTCCGCGTATCTCTGCGGCGACCGAATACGCACTCGACTATCTTGTCTGGCTGGCCAGTGCACCCTCGCGCAAGGGGATGTCGAACCGATGGTTCATCGCACCCGCGCACTACTTCTCCGCTGATGACCTGATCGGCTATCCATACGGATATCTCGACACCGGCATGGCGCACGGGATAGCCGGCGTGGTTACGGCTCTGGCCGCGGCGTGGAGCGCTGGGGTCCGGCGCCCCGGTCACCGCGAGGCCCTCGAGCTCGCCGCTGCCTGGCTCATCGCACTGGGTGAGACCCGTTCGGGCCGCCCGCAGACGCCCCGTCGGGTGGCCGTATCGGTGGAGGGAGCCGAGCGGCCGGACTTCGCCGAGCCGGACGCGACAGCTTGGTGCTACGGGTCTCCGGGGATGGCGACGGCACTGCTGATCGCCGCCGAAGCCCTCCGGGACCAAGGTATGCGCGTGCAGGCATGTGCGGTGTTCGAGCGGGCGCTCACCAGTGGCTTGGACCCACAGGTGGCCTCTTCGCCGACGATGTGCCACGGCCTGGGGGGAATCGTCGCGATGTGCCAGGAGTTCGCGACAGCAGGCAGTCGGACCGCCGCGGCAGCGCTTCCCCGTCTGGTCGAAGACCTACTGGCCTTGAGTGAACCAGAGACGCCATCGGTCTTTCGGGACCGTCCGAAATCAGGCGGCGCAGTGGGCGACCCGGGCCTGCTCACCGGAGCGGCGGGCGTGGCCATGACCTTGCAGAGCGTCAGCGGGGGCGTCAGATCTTCCTGGTCGCAGACGTTGTTCTCGCGATGA
- a CDS encoding FDLD family class I lanthipeptide: MSNAFNLDARVSSTGGQDPQVQQATPTVAISIASRVGCKKAINWTIKRTIAMTTACASQRTKGKC, translated from the coding sequence GTGAGCAATGCCTTTAATCTTGACGCCCGCGTATCGTCCACTGGCGGTCAGGACCCGCAGGTGCAGCAGGCCACCCCGACGGTGGCTATCAGCATTGCCAGCCGAGTCGGATGCAAGAAGGCGATCAACTGGACCATCAAGCGGACCATCGCGATGACGACCGCTTGCGCCTCGCAGCGCACCAAGGGGAAGTGCTGA
- a CDS encoding nuclear transport factor 2 family protein, translating into MNAETLDPIERLLAERACERLVVEFVHRLDLGDPGSVADLFTQDGTWEWPAGDRRIAGHDALRIYFGNRPADRLSRRICTNILVTVTSADTATATTYFTTYRVDGYSEGLVPPRPPVQVGHYEDTFCKRDDTWLLTTRTLFLSFAGPTERLDGPGQS; encoded by the coding sequence ATGAATGCTGAAACTCTTGACCCGATCGAGCGCCTGCTCGCAGAGCGGGCTTGTGAGCGGCTGGTCGTCGAGTTCGTCCACCGGCTCGACCTCGGGGACCCGGGCTCGGTGGCCGACCTCTTCACGCAGGACGGCACCTGGGAATGGCCCGCCGGCGACCGCCGCATTGCGGGTCACGACGCCCTGCGCATCTACTTCGGCAACCGGCCCGCAGACCGACTGTCGCGCCGTATATGCACCAACATCCTGGTTACCGTGACCTCTGCGGACACCGCCACCGCCACCACCTACTTCACCACGTACCGTGTCGACGGCTACAGCGAGGGCCTCGTACCGCCGCGGCCCCCGGTTCAGGTGGGGCACTACGAAGACACGTTCTGCAAGCGGGACGACACCTGGCTCCTCACCACCCGGACTCTCTTCCTCTCCTTCGCCGGTCCCACGGAACGCCTCGACGGGCCCGGCCAGTCATGA
- a CDS encoding dihydrofolate reductase family protein, with translation MAQLLRVQNFNVSSDGIGAGADQTLERPFGHVDPERLFSWAGATASWPMRSDPGGSRGLDDYLTRDYARNIGAEIMGRNKFGPQRGPWKDHDWHGWWGAEPPFHTPVFVMTHHKRPSFTLSDTTFHFVDGDPAAVLELAREAAQGKDVRLGGGATTIREFLDADLVDTMHVAVSPVKLGSGVRLWESPDELLDRFHLDVVPSPSGVTHHLFWRK, from the coding sequence GTGGCTCAGCTGCTGAGAGTCCAGAACTTCAACGTCTCGAGTGACGGGATCGGTGCCGGTGCGGACCAGACCCTCGAGAGGCCATTCGGTCATGTCGATCCCGAGAGGCTGTTCTCCTGGGCCGGCGCCACCGCGAGCTGGCCCATGCGCAGCGACCCCGGCGGGAGCCGGGGCCTCGACGACTACCTCACGCGAGACTACGCACGTAACATCGGCGCCGAGATCATGGGCCGCAACAAATTCGGGCCCCAGCGCGGGCCCTGGAAAGACCACGACTGGCACGGCTGGTGGGGTGCCGAGCCCCCGTTCCACACCCCGGTGTTCGTGATGACCCACCACAAGCGTCCTTCGTTCACGCTCTCCGACACCACGTTCCACTTCGTCGACGGCGACCCGGCCGCGGTCCTCGAACTGGCACGGGAAGCGGCGCAGGGCAAGGACGTCCGGCTCGGCGGCGGGGCCACCACCATCCGGGAGTTCCTTGACGCCGACCTCGTCGACACCATGCACGTGGCGGTCTCACCGGTGAAGCTCGGGTCCGGAGTACGTCTCTGGGAGTCACCCGATGAGCTGCTCGACCGGTTCCACCTCGATGTCGTGCCCAGCCCCAGCGGTGTGACGCACCACCTGTTCTGGCGAAAATGA
- a CDS encoding nuclear transport factor 2 family protein — MFNEPDPDRRAAVIAENCAEDVVWHEPDRINRGRTDFVSRAAELLAEKPDWVFRPAGTPSELDDIGHLGFQYGPADGQPTAVNGMDIARTTDGVIVELYTIVTEIRQPLDRSRSPERRPLGQQGR; from the coding sequence GTGTTCAACGAGCCCGACCCGGACCGCCGGGCCGCGGTCATCGCCGAGAACTGCGCCGAAGACGTCGTGTGGCACGAACCGGACCGCATCAATCGTGGGCGCACGGACTTCGTGAGCCGCGCCGCAGAGTTGCTCGCCGAGAAACCGGACTGGGTCTTCCGACCCGCGGGCACCCCGTCGGAGCTCGACGACATCGGCCACCTCGGCTTCCAGTACGGCCCTGCCGACGGTCAACCAACGGCGGTCAACGGCATGGACATCGCCCGCACCACAGACGGCGTCATCGTCGAGCTCTACACGATCGTCACGGAGATCCGTCAGCCACTCGACCGGAGCCGAAGCCCTGAGCGGAGGCCCCTCGGTCAGCAGGGCCGGTAG
- a CDS encoding NADPH-dependent FMN reductase: MGSQRPMQVQGRPHLDAPMPPSLGHYQNEHTRRWAATFAAYDGFVIVTPEYNHGIPGVLKNALDYLYAEWNIKALGLVSYGAAGGARSAEQLRLLAAGLQMADVRQQVVLSLHTDFENLSVFTPGDHNLHALNTMLDQVIA; this comes from the coding sequence GTGGGCAGCCAGCGGCCGATGCAAGTACAGGGCCGTCCCCATCTCGACGCGCCGATGCCGCCCTCCCTCGGCCACTACCAGAACGAGCACACCCGGCGCTGGGCCGCAACCTTTGCCGCGTACGACGGATTCGTCATCGTCACCCCCGAGTACAACCACGGCATCCCCGGTGTGCTCAAGAACGCCCTGGACTACCTCTACGCCGAGTGGAACATCAAGGCCCTCGGCCTGGTCTCCTACGGGGCCGCGGGCGGCGCACGCTCCGCCGAACAACTGCGCCTTCTCGCCGCCGGACTCCAGATGGCCGACGTACGCCAGCAAGTCGTGCTCTCCCTGCACACCGACTTCGAGAACCTCAGCGTCTTCACACCCGGCGACCACAACCTGCATGCGCTGAACACCATGCTCGACCAAGTCATCGCCTGA
- a CDS encoding DUF6131 family protein, translated as MIVLGIILLVIGYVVGFAILSTIGIILVVVGIILWILGSVGHKVGGRRHYW; from the coding sequence ATGATCGTCCTCGGCATCATCCTGCTGGTCATCGGCTACGTGGTCGGCTTCGCCATCCTGTCCACCATCGGAATCATCTTGGTCGTCGTCGGCATCATCCTGTGGATCCTGGGATCCGTCGGACACAAGGTCGGCGGACGCCGACACTATTGGTAG
- a CDS encoding DUF5994 family protein: MTVALERTTPATPSSPSPLATAPPRPARLVLTPKTTLSGQLDGAWWPRSRDLAAELPVLVAALAEPWGRITRVTVNPTRWPVIPHKVLAAGHTLHVGWFTEQDPDKLILLSYTVGRWDLLVVPPQTAPAAAARLMAAAAVPGSVLTARALIAAEAVIGRRPDLRNREDAWESEGGARVSDIGSLARLPVGPLSAGAWW, encoded by the coding sequence ATGACCGTCGCCCTGGAACGCACCACGCCTGCCACGCCATCCTCACCCTCGCCACTCGCTACGGCGCCGCCTCGCCCCGCTCGCCTCGTGCTCACGCCGAAGACCACCCTCTCCGGGCAGCTGGACGGTGCCTGGTGGCCCCGCTCCCGTGACCTCGCAGCCGAACTCCCCGTTCTCGTCGCCGCCTTGGCCGAGCCCTGGGGGCGCATCACCCGCGTCACCGTGAACCCCACCCGCTGGCCCGTCATCCCGCACAAGGTCCTCGCCGCAGGACACACCCTGCACGTGGGCTGGTTCACCGAACAGGACCCCGACAAGCTGATCCTGCTCTCCTACACCGTCGGCCGCTGGGACCTCCTCGTCGTCCCGCCCCAGACCGCACCCGCCGCCGCGGCCCGGCTGATGGCCGCCGCCGCCGTCCCCGGCAGCGTCCTGACCGCCCGCGCACTGATCGCCGCCGAAGCCGTCATCGGCCGAAGGCCCGACCTCCGGAACCGGGAAGACGCCTGGGAGAGCGAAGGCGGGGCACGCGTATCCGACATCGGCTCCCTCGCCAGGCTGCCGGTCGGCCCGCTGTCCGCCGGCGCTTGGTGGTGA